The following are encoded in a window of Armatimonas rosea genomic DNA:
- a CDS encoding DUF2075 domain-containing protein, producing the protein MNALITNDLNGLTDRLEPMLQGKQEFILTNEQKAVFDKATALATKSQKGSKNVLIVQGGPGTGKSVVAINLLAVLTKQNLTTQYVSKNAAPRAVYQSKLAGKFTKHHIAELFKGSGAYTQTSENAFDALIVDEAHRLNEKSGLYQNQGENQILEIIRSARLSLFFIDEDQRVTLKDIGEVQQIRHWAESQGATVHEMALTSQLRCNGSDEYLGWLDNALQMKPAARGSIEKIGYDFRVVDSPTELRDLIFEKNKLAGRARLVAGYCWDWKSKNYPTGKVMDIVLEEHDFAMRWNLASDGSLWLIKPKSVTEVGCIHTCQGLELDYVGVIIGPDLIVRDGVVITDATKRSSQDRSVQGYKTLRQESAEQAEKQVESIVKNTYRTLMTRGQKGCYVFCTDKETQEYFSKQVVGLAS; encoded by the coding sequence ATGAATGCATTGATAACGAATGATTTAAATGGCCTTACGGATAGACTTGAACCTATGCTCCAAGGTAAACAGGAGTTTATTCTGACCAATGAGCAGAAAGCAGTGTTTGACAAAGCAACAGCACTCGCAACAAAGTCGCAAAAAGGCTCCAAGAATGTCCTGATTGTTCAGGGTGGCCCTGGAACAGGCAAGTCCGTGGTTGCCATCAACTTACTGGCGGTTCTGACCAAGCAAAACCTTACGACTCAGTATGTTTCAAAGAACGCGGCACCACGAGCGGTCTACCAAAGTAAGCTCGCTGGAAAATTCACAAAGCACCACATCGCAGAGCTTTTCAAGGGATCAGGAGCCTACACACAGACATCCGAGAATGCCTTCGATGCACTCATTGTAGATGAAGCACATCGGCTCAACGAGAAGTCTGGTTTGTACCAGAACCAGGGCGAAAACCAGATTCTGGAGATCATCCGCTCTGCACGCTTGAGCCTCTTCTTCATAGACGAAGACCAGCGCGTTACCCTCAAAGACATCGGGGAAGTCCAGCAGATTCGGCACTGGGCCGAGTCCCAAGGAGCGACGGTTCACGAAATGGCGCTCACCTCACAACTTCGCTGCAATGGGTCTGACGAGTACCTTGGCTGGCTTGACAACGCACTCCAGATGAAGCCAGCCGCTCGGGGTAGCATTGAGAAAATCGGCTACGACTTTCGGGTTGTGGATTCACCCACCGAGCTACGCGACCTGATCTTTGAAAAAAACAAGCTGGCGGGAAGGGCGCGACTGGTTGCCGGATACTGCTGGGACTGGAAAAGCAAGAACTACCCCACGGGAAAGGTGATGGACATCGTCCTTGAGGAACACGACTTCGCTATGCGCTGGAACCTGGCCTCCGATGGGAGCCTCTGGCTCATCAAGCCAAAGTCGGTGACCGAGGTCGGGTGCATCCACACTTGCCAGGGGTTGGAGCTGGATTATGTGGGAGTGATTATCGGCCCTGACCTGATCGTCCGTGACGGTGTGGTCATCACCGATGCCACCAAACGCTCTAGTCAGGATCGCTCGGTACAGGGCTACAAAACCCTTCGTCAGGAATCCGCAGAGCAGGCTGAAAAGCAAGTGGAGTCCATTGTGAAAAACACGTACCGCACCTTGATGACTCGGGGGCAAAAAGGGTGCTACGTCTTTTGCACCGATAAAGAGACCCAGGAGTATTTCTCGAAACAGGTGGTGGGCTTGGCGAGCTAG
- a CDS encoding histidine kinase N-terminal 7TM domain-containing protein, with the protein MGWTLTLYYFQHYSTEANVLTVGRLNFAMASLAVYGVYRLVRDVAHLPARIQERQLGWITAAMALVSAFTPWVDAAEVLSMTPGESHQTIYGPVFSFYVLHLLVCLGGAIILAFRERGRRGLPPHVSDQLLLLGVGILGTGSISLISNVLIPYINHDFRWIDIGPLSTLVLLLCVAYAVVRHQLFDIRIFLSRTLGAGMALSLILAVYSALVLLATEKFASLESGGVTRFGVLVLAFSFDPIRRFLEKRIDRLLFSEHHRAKSEHHRLESRVKQAR; encoded by the coding sequence TTGGGCTGGACACTGACCCTCTACTACTTTCAGCACTACAGCACCGAGGCTAATGTTCTGACTGTCGGGCGGCTGAACTTTGCGATGGCGAGCCTGGCAGTCTATGGGGTCTATCGCCTGGTACGGGATGTGGCGCATCTGCCTGCGAGAATCCAAGAGCGGCAACTGGGCTGGATCACGGCGGCAATGGCTTTGGTGAGTGCCTTCACACCGTGGGTAGATGCCGCCGAAGTTCTGAGCATGACACCTGGTGAGAGCCACCAGACGATCTACGGTCCGGTGTTTTCCTTCTACGTCTTGCACCTGCTGGTTTGTCTGGGGGGTGCCATCATCCTTGCCTTTCGAGAGCGGGGCAGGCGAGGACTCCCACCCCACGTCTCGGATCAACTTCTGTTGCTCGGAGTCGGGATTCTGGGGACGGGGAGTATCTCTCTCATCTCCAATGTCCTGATTCCCTACATCAACCATGACTTCCGCTGGATAGACATCGGCCCGCTCTCCACACTGGTGCTCCTGCTCTGTGTGGCCTACGCGGTGGTGCGCCATCAGCTCTTCGACATCCGCATCTTCTTGAGTCGAACGTTGGGAGCGGGAATGGCGCTCTCGTTGATACTGGCGGTCTACAGCGCCTTGGTACTCCTGGCAACTGAGAAGTTCGCCAGTCTGGAATCGGGCGGAGTGACACGTTTTGGAGTGCTAGTTCTAGCCTTTAGCTTCGACCCGATACGCAGGTTCCTGGAGAAGCGAATAGACAGACTTCTCTTCTCCGAGCATCATCGAGCAAAATCAGAGCATCATCGCCTAGAAAGTAGAGTCAAACAGGCCAGGTAG
- a CDS encoding helix-turn-helix domain-containing protein has translation MPRGDTRLRTESGQLNQIAERLRARRRVLKLTQEQLCGRLADVTSSRWIAARKEIVHLEAGTRIVSDLELLALAQALDCPPNWLLTGEEATPKTSA, from the coding sequence ATGCCACGAGGTGATACCCGTCTTAGGACTGAGAGCGGCCAACTCAACCAGATCGCAGAGCGACTACGTGCCCGTCGCCGTGTACTGAAACTAACCCAGGAGCAGCTCTGTGGGCGGCTCGCTGATGTGACGAGCTCGCGCTGGATCGCAGCTCGTAAGGAAATCGTGCATCTAGAGGCTGGCACCCGAATTGTCTCTGACCTGGAGCTACTTGCTCTCGCCCAGGCGCTCGATTGCCCCCCAAACTGGCTGCTCACTGGCGAGGAAGCCACTCCGAAAACTTCAGCTTGA
- a CDS encoding helix-turn-helix domain-containing protein produces MPRGAPRLRTEQDQQNLVGPTVKATRKQLALTQDALCARLATATSGRWSPTIFDIYRIESQRRIVSDMELLALAIALECDLYDLLGTTKEATTLPG; encoded by the coding sequence ATGCCGAGAGGGGCCCCCCGTCTTCGTACCGAGCAAGATCAACAAAACCTGGTTGGTCCAACTGTCAAAGCCACCCGAAAGCAGCTTGCCCTGACTCAGGATGCGCTCTGTGCTCGCCTGGCAACGGCCACCTCAGGGCGCTGGAGCCCGACGATCTTCGACATCTACCGAATCGAGAGCCAGCGGCGCATCGTCTCCGACATGGAACTACTCGCTCTTGCGATAGCTCTGGAGTGTGACCTCTACGACCTGCTGGGTACGACCAAGGAAGCGACCACTCTCCCAGGTTAA
- a CDS encoding recombinase family protein, with the protein MYATTRKVSPTTRKAAPSSHRGAPRYFLYARKSTDREDKQLYSINDQISICRKLATERGIQIVETIEESRSAKLADNRPKFMEMVRRIEAGEAEGILTWHPDRLARNAVDGGRVLDLLDRKKLADICFGSGYNFENSPEGKFMLSMIFSQAKYYVDKLSHEVTEKFITRRAEGQWLSRAPEGYLNYRDPVTGRKSVIEDLERFPLLRKAFDLILLGVPPVKVLDTLNDTWGYRCRPYKKHPARPISAKRFYEVLGNPFYMGQCRFKDTTYPGIHTPMISEDEFDKVQAIFGRGRVSRRRKHEFVLRGMIRCGRCGSMVTASRAKGHVYYHCTNAHKTCDRTGVREEALEDQVLAFLARAELPEGMEAMLKQMIRELAPQHLSDQADARLRFEQEIERKQKGLERLLDLHLEGGITTKEYSQKKESLQAELVKLNAKVQGQGKPIGAVLKELDDTISFAARARQRFEEGGPTIKQSILSRFAQSMILVREDENQTGKKLLLEPLPELAPFFLREDENESFKLVESSSGKGKTTPEISEVAFGSPNEPLIKLLKQESQLSRVAYLLVAAQSSQS; encoded by the coding sequence ATGTACGCCACGACCAGGAAAGTATCCCCGACGACCAGGAAAGCCGCCCCTTCGAGCCATAGAGGTGCCCCGCGCTACTTCCTCTATGCCCGTAAATCTACTGACCGGGAAGATAAGCAGCTCTACAGCATCAACGATCAGATCAGTATCTGCCGAAAGCTAGCTACTGAGCGTGGCATACAGATAGTTGAGACGATTGAGGAGTCCCGCTCTGCCAAGCTCGCTGACAATCGCCCGAAGTTCATGGAGATGGTACGGCGCATTGAGGCGGGGGAAGCGGAGGGAATCCTTACCTGGCATCCCGACCGACTCGCTCGCAACGCTGTGGATGGTGGGCGAGTGCTTGATCTACTGGATAGGAAGAAGCTTGCGGATATATGCTTTGGCTCCGGCTACAACTTTGAGAACTCGCCTGAGGGTAAGTTTATGCTCTCCATGATCTTCTCCCAGGCAAAATACTACGTGGACAAGCTCTCGCACGAAGTCACCGAGAAGTTCATCACCCGCCGCGCCGAAGGGCAGTGGCTCTCCCGTGCCCCTGAGGGGTATCTGAACTACCGTGACCCCGTCACGGGGCGCAAAAGCGTCATTGAAGACCTCGAGCGCTTTCCCCTTCTGCGAAAAGCCTTCGATCTCATTCTGCTGGGAGTGCCCCCGGTAAAGGTACTTGATACCCTCAACGATACATGGGGTTACCGCTGCCGCCCCTACAAGAAGCATCCAGCAAGGCCCATTTCCGCCAAACGCTTTTATGAAGTGCTTGGGAATCCCTTCTACATGGGGCAGTGCCGTTTCAAGGACACGACCTACCCAGGAATTCACACTCCCATGATCTCTGAAGATGAGTTCGACAAGGTGCAAGCGATCTTCGGACGGGGCCGAGTTTCTCGCCGCCGCAAGCACGAGTTTGTCCTGAGGGGGATGATTCGTTGTGGACGCTGCGGCTCGATGGTCACTGCCAGCCGCGCCAAGGGGCATGTTTACTACCACTGCACCAATGCCCACAAAACCTGTGACCGAACCGGGGTTCGGGAGGAGGCACTGGAAGACCAGGTTCTCGCCTTCCTTGCCAGGGCGGAGTTGCCTGAGGGCATGGAAGCGATGCTCAAGCAGATGATTCGGGAGCTGGCTCCGCAACATCTCAGCGATCAGGCCGACGCTCGTCTGCGCTTTGAGCAAGAAATAGAGCGCAAACAGAAAGGTCTGGAGAGATTACTGGATCTGCACTTGGAGGGGGGCATCACGACCAAGGAGTACTCGCAAAAGAAAGAGTCGCTTCAAGCAGAGCTGGTGAAGTTAAACGCGAAGGTTCAGGGGCAAGGAAAGCCAATTGGTGCGGTACTGAAAGAACTGGATGACACTATCAGTTTCGCAGCACGTGCCCGCCAGCGCTTCGAGGAGGGAGGACCAACAATCAAACAAAGCATCCTGAGCCGCTTTGCGCAGAGCATGATCCTCGTGAGAGAGGACGAGAATCAAACCGGCAAAAAGCTGCTCCTAGAGCCACTTCCAGAGCTTGCCCCCTTCTTTCTAAGAGAGGACGAAAATGAGTCGTTCAAACTGGTGGAAAGTAGCTCTGGTAAAGGAAAAACGACCCCCGAAATCTCGGAAGTCGCTTTTGGTAGTCCTAACGAGCCGTTAATCAAACTTTTGAAACAAGAGTCTCAATTGTCCCGAGTAGCTTATCTGTTGGTCGCGGCACAATCAAGTCAGTCTTAA
- a CDS encoding helix-turn-helix domain-containing protein — protein sequence MPPHNRIPLIMAHTRRYAFRGLPNLARDAGISRSALYRLVQEETCPTLDQVLRLVRALSKALGKPLDTDEVFCIGGSYPTASVCALCDCKGCRPDLAYSSPSRLPIYFS from the coding sequence GTGCCTCCACACAACCGCATTCCGCTCATCATGGCGCACACCAGGCGCTACGCCTTTCGTGGCCTGCCCAACCTGGCTCGCGACGCGGGGATTAGCCGCTCTGCTCTCTATCGCCTCGTTCAAGAGGAGACCTGCCCCACGCTGGATCAGGTACTGCGCCTTGTCAGGGCGCTCTCAAAAGCCCTGGGAAAGCCGCTCGACACCGATGAGGTCTTCTGTATCGGCGGGAGCTATCCCACCGCCTCGGTCTGCGCTCTCTGTGACTGCAAAGGATGCCGCCCAGACTTGGCATACAGCTCCCCAAGCAGGCTCCCCATCTATTTCTCATAA
- a CDS encoding restriction endonuclease produces MSHSQTYSRPQLRSRLHEQLTAGNFHLFASVCQDVLKAIGCQEVRLAGRLRFKGKNQGGGYDLEATLPGPLPRPVVVQLKQFRSQRVFQRSIDELRGAALRAGAAEAILITSGPLSRVLQDTRAKLTKSPVPVRLIDGQELLDLLLAHEIGVMQIEETLVFDDAYFARLAKACVDQGLQESYRKVRDKSPTLTIRFERRGRVRYQFLP; encoded by the coding sequence ATGTCTCACTCTCAAACCTATTCGCGCCCGCAGCTTCGTAGCCGTCTTCATGAGCAGCTTACTGCGGGCAACTTCCATCTCTTCGCCTCGGTCTGCCAGGACGTTTTGAAAGCCATTGGCTGTCAGGAGGTTCGCTTGGCGGGACGGCTTCGATTTAAGGGTAAGAACCAGGGTGGGGGCTACGACCTGGAAGCAACGCTCCCCGGCCCACTACCTCGCCCCGTGGTAGTGCAACTCAAGCAGTTCCGCTCGCAGCGCGTCTTTCAGCGCAGTATTGATGAGCTACGCGGCGCGGCCCTACGAGCCGGAGCCGCCGAGGCAATTCTCATTACCAGTGGCCCCCTGTCACGCGTGCTTCAGGATACACGGGCAAAGCTCACCAAATCTCCAGTTCCTGTGCGCCTGATTGACGGTCAGGAACTGCTAGACCTACTGCTCGCTCATGAGATAGGGGTCATGCAGATCGAGGAGACGCTGGTCTTTGATGATGCCTACTTCGCTCGCCTTGCCAAAGCCTGTGTGGATCAAGGTCTCCAGGAGTCTTACCGAAAAGTGCGAGATAAGTCCCCAACGCTCACCATTCGCTTTGAGCGGCGTGGACGGGTACGCTATCAGTTTCTTCCCTAG
- a CDS encoding metal-dependent hydrolase: MTWPTHLSGGIAAALMLGPLLGAESIAPTLLGAIVGALLPDLDADQSRLSNTYMFGSHPLRLPAQILHRALGHRGALHSFLGMMLFCSALGIPLLILGLGYVALGVTLGFLSHLLLDACTKSGVPLLWPDRTRLHLLPSWLLVTTGSKAEDVVFALLAAVNLYALVHIALTALDF; this comes from the coding sequence ATGACTTGGCCCACTCATCTCTCAGGAGGTATTGCAGCCGCTCTGATGCTGGGGCCGCTGCTGGGGGCGGAAAGCATCGCACCAACGCTCCTGGGAGCGATAGTGGGGGCGCTCCTGCCCGATCTTGACGCTGACCAGTCCCGCCTTAGCAACACCTACATGTTTGGAAGCCACCCCCTCCGCCTTCCCGCCCAAATTCTCCATAGAGCACTGGGACACCGGGGAGCCCTACATTCCTTCCTCGGCATGATGCTTTTCTGTAGCGCACTCGGTATTCCTCTCCTTATCCTGGGACTGGGATATGTCGCACTCGGCGTGACGTTAGGTTTTCTCTCCCACCTCCTGCTCGATGCCTGCACAAAATCGGGGGTTCCTCTGCTCTGGCCTGATAGGACTCGCCTCCACCTCCTGCCGTCCTGGCTCTTAGTTACCACAGGCTCAAAGGCCGAGGACGTTGTCTTTGCGCTCCTTGCCGCCGTAAACCTCTATGCGCTCGTGCACATTGCACTCACCGCTCTTGATTTCTAA
- a CDS encoding replication protein, which translates to MRVTGGFTALPNTLITLLPGLSGAQWKVLCVVVRQTIGRQRRQAPIAHRYLVGATGLASSTVSEAISLLVSEGILVVLDGNGRELGSALQRQRRGLLTFRLHPDFEVADTVET; encoded by the coding sequence ATGAGAGTGACGGGTGGGTTTACTGCACTGCCCAATACCTTGATAACACTGCTCCCCGGCCTGTCTGGGGCGCAGTGGAAGGTGCTTTGTGTCGTGGTGCGCCAGACTATAGGGCGGCAGCGTCGGCAGGCTCCCATCGCCCACCGCTACCTGGTGGGGGCTACAGGGCTTGCCTCCAGCACCGTTAGCGAGGCGATCTCCCTCCTCGTATCCGAGGGTATCCTAGTCGTACTGGATGGCAACGGGCGTGAGCTTGGCAGTGCTCTTCAACGCCAGCGCCGAGGGCTACTGACTTTTCGCCTCCATCCTGACTTTGAGGTTGCAGATACGGTAGAGACGTAG
- a CDS encoding AAA-like domain-containing protein: MISLTFFGPFEVCRDGKPVALALRRSDRLLAFLVAQNKPVAAPFVIENVWGDTGDATLRKAIAEVREALGEEIIRSQNQLLSLTQPISSDMERFDSLILASDPHQRREALALYTGPFLEGWDSPDDTWFQKEREKRKLLYLEQVRQQCQIAASRGDFVSASQLAFVATSIHPEYQQGWYDLLLAQEQRGEHVMARQSAERYHQYLTLKREKPDSRIQKLLAQLGHPKESREAAQVIAKGPMSLEDQHYIERPVDQSLQRALYEGQWTILIKGPRQTGKSSLLARGLNQHRQSGQLSIYTDLTLLDEEDLANAEQLCRHLASSLLLALKETGQLQDIWMSELPPAVMLTELLQDQLQFLSPGRLIWAIDGLDRVFGKPYQETFFAQLRSWHSLHALHPSPWSGLSLILVCSREPHLYIKDLHQSPFNIGVAIETEDFTYQESLHLYELSGASLLTREREALIDLLRGHPALLSRTFAVLARKQHSVAGLLEAPLESEIFRSHLHRLQALLEQQPALAAALMTTLAGQPCEERAFWELRSLGILQGRSSKQATFRCGLYRLMVRQSLEK, from the coding sequence ATGATTTCACTGACGTTTTTTGGCCCTTTTGAGGTTTGTCGTGATGGAAAACCCGTTGCTTTGGCACTGCGCCGCTCTGACCGCCTCCTTGCTTTTCTGGTGGCACAGAACAAGCCGGTCGCTGCTCCTTTTGTTATCGAGAACGTGTGGGGGGATACCGGTGACGCAACCCTCCGTAAAGCAATAGCTGAGGTGCGTGAAGCACTTGGTGAAGAGATCATTCGGTCGCAGAACCAGCTCCTATCGCTAACCCAGCCTATCTCTTCAGATATGGAGCGCTTCGACAGCTTGATCCTGGCTTCAGATCCTCACCAACGACGGGAAGCATTGGCACTCTACACCGGCCCATTTTTAGAGGGCTGGGACAGCCCAGATGACACTTGGTTTCAAAAGGAGCGTGAGAAGCGAAAGCTACTCTATCTGGAGCAAGTACGCCAGCAGTGCCAGATTGCTGCTTCACGGGGAGACTTCGTCAGCGCCTCTCAGCTTGCTTTCGTAGCAACGAGTATCCATCCTGAGTACCAGCAAGGCTGGTATGACCTACTCTTGGCGCAGGAGCAGCGAGGTGAGCATGTGATGGCAAGGCAGAGTGCAGAGCGCTATCACCAATACCTCACCCTTAAGCGCGAGAAACCTGATTCACGTATCCAGAAGCTTCTTGCACAGTTGGGTCATCCTAAAGAATCGCGTGAAGCCGCACAGGTCATTGCCAAGGGGCCAATGTCACTGGAGGATCAGCACTATATTGAACGTCCTGTGGATCAGTCGCTACAACGTGCTTTGTACGAAGGGCAGTGGACCATTCTCATAAAAGGCCCACGTCAGACGGGGAAATCCTCGCTACTAGCCCGTGGGCTCAATCAGCATCGCCAGAGTGGTCAACTGTCCATCTATACCGATTTGACATTGCTGGATGAAGAGGATCTTGCGAATGCCGAGCAGCTCTGTCGTCACCTCGCCTCCTCACTACTCTTAGCCTTAAAAGAAACGGGCCAGTTACAAGATATCTGGATGAGTGAGTTGCCCCCCGCTGTGATGCTCACAGAACTGCTTCAGGATCAGCTACAGTTCCTTTCCCCGGGTAGGCTAATTTGGGCTATCGATGGTCTGGATCGTGTCTTTGGCAAACCCTACCAGGAAACGTTCTTTGCCCAACTGCGAAGCTGGCACTCTCTTCATGCTCTCCATCCCAGTCCGTGGTCTGGTCTCTCGCTGATTCTTGTCTGCTCCCGTGAGCCGCATCTGTACATCAAAGATTTGCACCAGTCTCCCTTTAATATTGGAGTTGCGATTGAGACCGAGGACTTTACCTACCAAGAGTCTCTGCATCTGTATGAGCTCTCGGGAGCCTCCCTATTAACTCGGGAACGGGAGGCCCTCATCGATCTACTCAGAGGTCATCCTGCTCTTCTTAGCCGTACCTTCGCCGTGCTTGCCCGTAAACAGCATTCCGTCGCTGGGCTACTGGAAGCGCCACTTGAGAGCGAGATATTCCGTAGTCACTTGCACCGTTTGCAGGCACTTCTGGAACAGCAGCCAGCACTCGCTGCGGCCCTGATGACAACTCTGGCTGGGCAGCCCTGTGAAGAGCGTGCTTTCTGGGAGCTACGGAGCCTGGGCATCCTTCAGGGCCGCAGTAGTAAACAAGCTACGTTTCGGTGTGGTCTCTATCGGCTGATGGTGAGACAGTCTCTTGAAAAGTAG